In the genome of Hyphomicrobium sp. ghe19, the window GCGACAGCCAACTCGTCGAGCTACGTTGTGTGTTGAAGGCAGGCGATCAGGCGGTTTCGGAGACTTGGCTCTATCGATGGACGAAGCCGTAAACGAGAACTTCATCGGCGAGGTGCTTCCCGCATCTCCCCATTCCAGTCATCGTCGCGACGCCGGTCCGTGGCGGCATTTGCCACATTCGGCGCCGCTCGACATGCCTATCCAGGATTTCGCGAAGCCGGTTGAGGTGGTCGCCGAAATCAGGCGGCGGGGATATTGGGTGCCTCGCACGGCGATCTTCGCCGGCGCCGCGGTGCTGACGGCAGCTTTCGCGCAGGAGCTCTTCAGCATCCTGTCGTTCGTCGTCATCACGCCGGTTCAGTTCCTCTTTCTGATTCTTTCGACGATCGCCTTCGGATGGATTGCGATCGGCAGCTTGAGTGCTGCTCTCGGTTTTCTTCCGCTCTTCACGGGCGATAGGCCAGACTCCATCGAGCCGCCGCTCCCGACGTCACCTTTGACGTCGCGAACCGCGCTGCTGTTTCCGGTCTATCATGAGGATCCGGCGCGGATTGCGGGCGCCGTCGAAGCGATGGTGCGGGAGCTCGAGCACCTCGGTCGGAATCAGAATTTCGATGTTTTCATCCTCTCCGATACGCGCGGAGATGAGGACGGCGCAAAGGAAGCGGCGGTCTATCGTGCTCTCAGCGGGCAACTCGACGAGATCGCATCGATCTATTATCGGCGCCGCATCAAAAACACCGGGCGCAAAGCCGGCAACATCGCCGACTGGGTCGAGCGGTTCGGCGCCGCGTATGAGTCGTTCATCATTCTCGACGGCGACAGCGTCATGTCGGGTGGAACTCTGGTTTCGCTCGCCGCGGCTATGGAAGCCGATCCCAAGGCCGGTCTCATTCAGACTGTGCCGCGACTCGTCGGCGGCGAGACTCTGCTACAGCGTCTTCAGCAATTCGCCTCCAACACGTACGGTCCATCGGTTGCGGCGGGCCTCGCGTTCTGGCATCGCGACCAGGGCAACTATTGGGGCCATAACGCCATCATTCGTACGGCCGCGTTCGCCGAGGCTGCCGGGCTGCCGGAGCTTCCTGGCCGCAAGCCGTTCGGCGGCCATATCATGAGCCACGATTTCGTCGAGGCCGTGCTGCTTCAGCGCGCCGGCTACGGCGTGCACATGATGCCGTCGCTCGAAGGTTCCTACGAGGGGATGCCACCCAACATAATCGACGTGGTTGCGCGGGACCGGCGCTGGGCCCAGGGCAACCTGCAGCATCTGGCCATCGTCTCGCAGCCGGGTCTGACGCCAATGGGCCGTCTGCACCTCGGCATGGGAGCGGCCTCGTACCTGATCTCGGGCGTATGGGCGATGTCGCTCATCGTCGGCGTCGTGCTGGCGCTCCAGGGCCAGCAGATGATCCCGAGCTATTTCCGGGACGATAAGACTCTTTTCCCGATCTGGCCGACCATCGATCCGGGCGCTGCCTTGCGTCTCTTCATGGCGACCATGATCGTCGTGCTGCTGCCGAAAGCGCT includes:
- the mdoH gene encoding glucans biosynthesis glucosyltransferase MdoH, which produces MDEAVNENFIGEVLPASPHSSHRRDAGPWRHLPHSAPLDMPIQDFAKPVEVVAEIRRRGYWVPRTAIFAGAAVLTAAFAQELFSILSFVVITPVQFLFLILSTIAFGWIAIGSLSAALGFLPLFTGDRPDSIEPPLPTSPLTSRTALLFPVYHEDPARIAGAVEAMVRELEHLGRNQNFDVFILSDTRGDEDGAKEAAVYRALSGQLDEIASIYYRRRIKNTGRKAGNIADWVERFGAAYESFIILDGDSVMSGGTLVSLAAAMEADPKAGLIQTVPRLVGGETLLQRLQQFASNTYGPSVAAGLAFWHRDQGNYWGHNAIIRTAAFAEAAGLPELPGRKPFGGHIMSHDFVEAVLLQRAGYGVHMMPSLEGSYEGMPPNIIDVVARDRRWAQGNLQHLAIVSQPGLTPMGRLHLGMGAASYLISGVWAMSLIVGVVLALQGQQMIPSYFRDDKTLFPIWPTIDPGAALRLFMATMIVVLLPKALGLLLAWQQARREGTFFGAIRVTIGVLVETVYSVLIAPIFMVTQTVGAAEILAGRDSGWNAQKRSDGALTFDDAMWFARWHTAIGGIVGAIAWTVSPALLAWMSPVILGLVLAGPVSWLTSLRAGAFERWALATNEDRKPPAVLVDAGHRSRDWARKIAMPNGLTQQPDAAAA